The Glycine soja cultivar W05 chromosome 4, ASM419377v2, whole genome shotgun sequence genomic sequence TCTGCCAGCATTGGCATAACCAGATATCAAAGCTGACAAAGAGAACTCATCCACATCCCTCACAAAACTCACAATGCGAGCAGCACTATCCAAATCACCACACTTCCCATACAGGTTAATCAGAGAGCTGCACAAGACCCTGTCAAGCTCCAACCCCATGCCATCGACAAAAACACGCGCATGGACTTGTTTCCCACAGTTGAGAGCCAGCGAGTCAGCACAAGCGCCAAGAGCAGTGGCCAGCACAAAGGCATCACGGTACACTATTTGTGAAGGGTCCAAGTTCATGCTCTTGAAGAGGAACAGCGCTTTCCCGGGATGCCCGTGTCGGGAATAACTATGAATTATGGAATTCCAGACGAGGTGGTTCTTGGAGGGCATGGCATTGAAGAGAGAGTGGGCTAGTTGGAGGTGTCCGGACTTGGCAAATGCGGAAACGACCATGTTCCATGAGAAGTGGGTCTTGTGAGGCATGGCATTGAACAAGTGGAGGGCACTGTGGGTGTGACCTGAGTTGAGGTGCGCTTGGACCAGGGTGTTCCAAGAGAAAGAATTTGTTTGGGGCATTTCGTCGAACAAGTGGGACGCATCCTGGAGATTGCGGCAGCGAGAATATAGTTGGAGAAGCCGGTTTGCTACGGCGACGGAGGAGTTTAGGATGCCGGTTTTAAGGAATGCCACGTGGAGTTGCCTCCCTTCACGAAGCGTGGACCAAGACTGAAGCGTGCGTACCAGGCCATGCAATTCCATGTCAATGATACCATATACTCATTCTGTGACCATTCTCACTTCCTTATTCTCTATTTTTACATATTGGTTACCCGTAACTCATCGGGTTCGGTGTGTTGTGCAATTTGTAAATATCTCAAAAGTTAGTATGTATAATACTCACTAATCGCACATTGATTAAACAAGgaatattaaaaatagttttatcttaacattaaaattttattttacctaaacAGTTCTTATGGGATAAGCTTTAAGTTAGTCTATCCTTTAAGATTTTCTGATATTTTAACTTAGTCTATTTAAGACTTTATTTGGGCAAATTTTatccaatattaatatatatagacttccattttttttaaacaatatatgtCCCTCTCTCTTGCTCTTACCATGATTCATGAAACATATTAGCTCTCTGGCTCTCTTCTGTTCTGTTATcatcttctctcttttctctgcGATATTagttaacaaattattttctgTCAATTCTTGTCACCTGAGTTTATCCCAAAAGAACATATTGTATCTTAGGAGATTTTTGCATCATTAAAAACACATTGTGTGAGGCTAATACATGTAAATAAAACCAAGTTTTCAGAATTTCACATATATTCCTTTTAGCAAATCGTTAATATAATGAATTCAAAAGTAGaaatattacaatttacaagtggatgaggaaaacaaaaattaaatggtTCCCAAGGGAGTGGGTGGCTCCTTGGCCGCTTGGAAAGGAAGAGCGGAGAAGCGAATTTGTTGAgcacaatatttatttttcaaggcaTATATATTAACCATTGAACGTACTACTAAATTGACCAAATGAAAACACCCCCAAATTAAGCAAAAGTATCCTATGAAACCATTAGTTCTCAGCTTTCCACATAAATATTTTGCTGAGAATCCAACTGTATAATGAGATGTAGCTCTCCCCTAATTGAGTAGTTTTGGTTGACGTAACAATCATGTTTCGGCGTGCCCACTGTCAAGACACACTATCATTTGCATTTCCTaccacattatttcatcaccgTCTATCCTTGCAATTTCCAAACCAGCTATAGTTTCATCAGAGTTCAAATCCCAAATTGCAAAAAAAGCTTCCTTCTGCAATTTATTCTCCAAACAAGGATCAGGTAGTTCCAAATTACGACACTTCCCCTCAATGCTTCAATATCGTATGATTTCCTCAAATGTATGTTAAAGTATGCttataaacttgaaaaatagACTCCATGTAAACCTTAAGGCCCACTACGGCACTAGTTCCTTGAAAAATAGACACcatgattatttttctttcagcaAAATCAAAGAATGTCTTGCTCACTGCAACTGCAGAAAGTAGTAGTCCTGTAGTAGCAAATCCAGGGATTGATCCGATTATCATCATTACAGACAGGACCTTGATCATAGTCATATTCCATTGCATATATTTGCCATCTGATGTATGGCCTTTATAATGAAAGTCATGAAACAAATATCAGCTCCCATCGCTGCTTGTTGAAATTACTTAGTATTtgaattcattaattttttctgCAATCCATTCTCCCAATCTTGGGCACTCATTTTTCTGACAGACATCAAGAACTCTTTTCAACATGGGAAGTGTGGGCTCCATTGTCATTGTCCTCATAAAATTCTCGAGCTCGTCCATGTATCTATGCCGACTGTAGAGTTCAATCATGCAGTCATAATGCTCCATCCGGGGCAGGACATGGAATTCACTGCTCATAGACTTAAAGCATCCAGTGCCAAACTCAACAAGGCCTTCTTCAATGCAAGCAAGCAGTATACCCTTAAAGGTCACATGGTCTGGCTTGATGCCTTCAGCTTCCATTATCACAAAGAGTTCAAGCGCTTCTTTACCCTTATGGTTGTGAACACATCCCATAATTATGGTATTCCAAATGATCACATCCCTGGAAACTGCCCTCTTCAGAACCTCAATAGCATACTCAAGACAACGACATTTACAGTACATGTAAACCAAAGCAGTTCTGGTTACAGTATCTATGTGAAATCCATGTCTAATGATGAATCCATGAATTTGTTTGCCAAGACAAAGCGTAAAGGTATTTGCACATGCTAACAAAAGGGTTACAAATGTATACTGGGTTGGTTTTGTCTCCCACTGCATCTTTGAAAACATTGTTAGTGCCTGTTCACTTAATTGATGCTGACCATAGCTAGCCAACAAAGCATTCCAAGAAACCCTGTCACGCCTATCACTCATCTGGTTAAACCAAACCCTGGTGCTGTTCAAGTTCCCACATTTGCCATACATGTCAAGAAGGGCATTGCTGAGCCTAAGGTCTGAGTGGAAGCCATGTCTATAGATATATCCATGAACCTGTTTCCCCATTTCATGATCTGAAATGCCCGCCGAAACATTTAACAACAAACCAAGAGTCACATGATCCACATCTTTAATCACATCAAGCATGAGATACACAAAGTCTAACGCCTTGGACCATTCAGAGCACTGAGTATATCCCGCCAACATTGCATTCCACGAGATCACATTCCGTTCAGGCATCTCATCAAAGAACTCTCTTGCCTCCAAAGTTTTCCCACTCATCGCATACCCCGACACAATGGAAGTCCAACACACCAAATCTCTAAACCCAAGCTGAtcaaaaacctgaaaaccatccTCCAGCCTACCACACTTGACATACATGTTCACAAGCGAGCTTGAAACAACATTATCCTCACGGAGACCCAACTTCACAACCACCCCATGAATCTGCACCCCCTCCCGGAGTGCAGACACGCTGGAACAAGCAACAAGAGCATTAGAGAAAGTAAAATTCATCGGCCTAACCGCCGAGGTGGAAAACATCCGCGAGAACATGAAAACCGCCTCCTTTGCATCACCGGCATCGAGATACCGCCTCACTATCACATTCCAAGTGACAGCATTAGGCTGCGGAATCTCATGAAACATCCTGCGAGCATCAGCCATTACCCCGCACTTTCCATAAACATCAACAAGGGAACTCCCGAGAATCACGTTGCCACAAAAGCCAAACTTTGTCACCAACCCATGAACCTGCTTGGAAAGAAGAAGCTCAGAAGAAGCAGCACAAGAGGCGAGAACGCTAGCAAAAGTAACCTCAGTAGGGAAAAAACCAGACCTAGTCATGCACAGGAACAAGGAAAAGGTCTCGTTGGGGAAACCCAATTGGGAATAAGCGGTAATGAGGGCGTTCCAGGAGCCGCCATCTGGTTGGGGCATTTCGTCGAACAGTTCGCGGGCGTCGCGGAGGCAGTGGCATTTGGCGTAGGCTTCGATGGCGCGGTTGAGGAGGAAGGTGGGGGGGTTGGGGGAGAAGGTGAGCAGGTGGGACTCGACCTTGCGGGCCTCCACGACGGCGCGGTGGGAGGAGCAGAGGCGGAAGAAGAGGgcgtagagagagaaagggaaggGCTTGGGGAAGGCGAAGAGAATGGAAGTGGCTTTTCGGATGCGACCCGCTTTGAGGTACGTGAGGATCGTGTTGATCACTGCATTGGTGGCGGGTTGGGTTTGTGAGTGTGGATGTGGTTTCAGGTTTTGCTTGCGGAGGAGCTGGTTCAGTATAGAAGCTGCACTTACACCCATGCAATGCAACACGATTGATTATCACTCATTCACATTCTGCTTCATTGTCTATAGAAGATCAACTTTTCTCCCCTAATATTTACCACAGatgttaaattaaaacaacCCTTTGTCATTAGGACCACACTTAGTGGTTTAACGGGTCGtcctattaaaaattaataaaaactttgGACTAGAATAACCATCTTCTCTCCATTAATTGTTATGTTCCCTTCCTTTGGTCAATTGGTGCTCAAGCTCTCCCTTTTGAATCCAACGTTAagcaaaatttatataaatgaaaagcATAAACAAATATTTGAGAATCAATACTTGAAAAAGCGCGGTAAGTACATTAGTTAAGAAAACTGTTTACTTCTACAAAAGAAATTGCTTAGTGGCGTAATACAACAAACCCTCTTATTATGAAATAATCTACATTGATGAATTTCTTCACCTCTTCCTctgctatgttttttttttttttaatgaaattaggAAGGAAGGAAGAGCAGTGAGAGAAAAAGTGAGGCTCATTATCTCTTCCATTGTTTAGTTTTGCATTATATCTTCCTCTTTtagtttttcataaataaataaataaataaatcttgtttaagGATACGCGTGTGGGTGGGTCTGCGTCTAGAGAGAGAGACCGCATAAACAATGGGCTTCATTGGGATAGCTTTGAACCAGGCAAATGATTGAGCCCAAATCTACACCATGACAAATCAAGCTGAGAGTTACTTTGATGAATTTTGGGACGAGTTTATTAATATAATCTACCTTTGGAAAgaagaaatagagaaaatagGAAATTAAtggttacttttttaattttaaattaaaaataactaaaaaaattatcatatttttattttattcatatcatttaatttaaaaaaaaaaactaattacttaaaataatcaaacaatttCCTCTACTTCTTTTCGCTCTGAACCGTGCATCCAATcctaaatagtaaatatttaaatagagCAAGGGtgccataaaaataatataatacaaatGAACCAAAaccatgaataataataataataaataaaagatcatACGCGTGGAACACAGTTAGAAGGAAAAGCATACGAGATATACAGAGTCGTGATTGTGAAGTAACaaatccaaataaccacaaaaaATAACTCCACGGAATTTGGCCGCTAGCAGTCTTCACGCCACTCGTGGGGAATGCAATTTGTCACTTTGTGCttcaacttataaaaaatattaataaggaACAAATAGCCTTCTAGATGAGTTGCATCATTTTTCTCTAGAGGTTTTATTTGTTTAGTATTAGATTTCTTGGTGATTGTTTGGTTCTGTTTGTTGGCTGTAGCTCAAAAAACATAcaatttgatgaatgaaagaGACGCATGCACAACACTATTCTCCATCCCAAGTAATTAATTGACCCGGTGGTATGGTAGTCTATCTCACGTTCGCTTTTATTGTTCTATATACGTATCTTGAGACACACGTAAGATATATAACTATCCACATTCATAAATTAAGTCCACgaagaagattttattttcttttcaattttctttttccaacAGAATGTGTGAAGTGAGGAACCAGTTGTCACTTCTAGAAAGCGGGAAAATATTGGAAGAATATTCACAATGTTAATAACcagtctatatatataaattatatatatagctaGGAGAAGAAACACAAAATATGTTTTACTCAGCACTCACCAGTCATACATGTGCATGCCATTCAAAGTAAAAGTGCATATCCttaatgaaacaaaataaaaggtaaATATCATCTGCATGCGTCttctcaagaaaaaaataaataaaaaggagaaaaggtaAATATATGTCATCAGtgctaaatataaaaatatcattgaaaAATAACAAGAAGGAAAGAATATGAGCAAAGTCAAATATTAGCCGGCAGGTTTAGAAAGCATAGATAAATCCTTGGCTGCTACTGCTGCAATAATATATGCAtacatcataaaaaaatgtctgattggatttgtatatataatatattgatttgaAGCAATTTAAACAAGACAAAACTGTGTAAATAAAgttctttataaataaatatttaaaaacataaatatatattacctccatcttttttattctgaaccgtactcaaatttaaaatctttgGTTAAAAGTGAAATAATGCAATTATCTTTGGTATATtatcttcatttttatatataagaaatgaacatctaatttattaataccaataaaaatagttaaactagctcttttttattaatattttcataaatttaaattttatttaaaaatagtcataaaattaattaatataattgataGTGAGATTCTATTCATGATCATATGGataattttttcaatcaatgaGCATAAGTTCAGACTCTGCACGTCACCTCAAGGGACGGTTGGTGGAGTAGACCTCCTTGCGTGATCGATAAGGGACTCGGCCATAGTAAATATGGAAAGTGGAAAAGTTTATCACTACTGAAGAAAAGATAGAGTAATATAAGATCAAACTTAagtttatcattaattattttgtttttaaaactttaaatatgatatctaaatataataaatattttataaatcattGAGATTGCTATAAtgaccttttttttgttttgcaatgaCAATAATTAAGATCAAACTTAATTTCTCCTGTATTTAGGCATATTCAACTCCTCTCGACTAAGCCAACCTAATGGGTTTACTATAATgaatatcttatattttttgtttcatttatataattttaatttttgtgatatgtgataaattattataactttttgttggttaaatttaatatattaattacaaatataatttaatttaatttttatatttgattcctTCAAAGAAAATGAGTGAGCTTCATCACTATTGTATATCATTCACAAAATatcatcatcatttcatatttataaagttaatatatatatatatatatatatatatatatatatatatatatatatatataattagtttattttgatttgattaaaattttagtattttcacATCCAACTTGATCAATGTCGATTTGGTTTTCTCCTCTCTTTTTCCCCCAAACCACGTCAACGAAAAGtataataaaaagagagaattaCCACAAAAAACACTACCTTGGTCTCATCATAGAAACTCAATTTTTGCACCAAAAGGATGACAAATAAAAGTTTATAATTGTCGAAAGAAACTCaagatataaacaaaaaatgcatTTGATGAATTGGGCTTGTTGTTCAAGTCACACAAATTAGTATGATTTCACGTTAATTAGCAGCAACCAGTAGGTACTCGCAGCAACCATCACCATCTTCATAATCACAACTACGGCTTGGAGTTGGTGCGTGGTGGTTCTTTAACCTCTTTTCCAATAAAATGAGTTTTGCTTGTAAACCCAATAGCAGCATGGTGATTGCAAATTGCAAGGGATGGCCAAATGCTGCTGCTgcaaataataatagttataagTACTCATTTTTCTTCAAGTACTTGTTATAAATAGTACGTAGTACGTGTCTTCTTGGATAAATGCTCAACAAATgtttataaagaaataaaataaaaaacaaatgaattaatttttttgttataattaatttttattattctattttttaaaaaaatctctcatttaatttttccaTGGATAACTTGACTttgatttatgaaaaaaaatattttattattattattttagaagtTATGCAACCGTGTTTTACAttgaaaacttttttatatatataaatttttttaaaaaaatatttaagcagttatttaaggtttttttttctttaaaataatgagaaaaagaagaaaaagtttaAGTGATCATTGAGGACTTGTTCGATATTATATTGTAGTGGAGCAAGTAGGGTCCAAAGATTTTGTGATAATGATCATAGGATCAATATTTAGGATTCTTTCGTTGGAGCAATGAGAGGTAAATGAAATAAtgaatatgattattttcaacaaaatcTCAACGCCATTAAAGCAAAGGAgttaaatatgatatatatcTTTCGCTTTCAGGTAGAGTAATGAAAACTGATACGCAGAAACAGACAAGGGCTACTGGCCACAATTTATTTAGCAACGTTAAAATGAAGCAGTGGTGCACAacgaagataaaaaaagaaaactcctaAAGTCCCAATAATTGATGAATGAGATGACCTTCTATCTGCTTCAATTCTTCAGTCTTCTCTATCTGTCACACAGCAGCATGTGCGTCTACACATAATCGGTTTCCAGCATAGAAAACTAACTAATACGTACGTAATGTTAATTTGTTGTATGGTACACTCCATATTTGATGTGACATGTTTTTAAGGACGAGGCTTCTctctgattttatttatttataatattttaatattatgttaattatttttatttggggATTTAGTtgcaaatataatattattatttaagcaTTGCCCAtctttttttctagtttttaatattttattttatttttttacatagttattttgaaaataattgtatttatttcttcttttagacaatatattatttcatttttatagtcTTCATGTGAaggtaattatattatatattttatcatcttttagACAAATTTTTCAAGTATTGTTTTTCCCCTTTTAATGGTCTTTTCCTGTTAcaatatattgttattattttaaagtttataaaCGATTATATTTACAATCAGATAtccttattatttattaatctttGATGTTTCATTATTTGATAGTTATGATCTATTTTGGAATAGAAATGGTATGGATTTGACTTTTATGGAAAATAACAGTATAACTGTTTTTTCATTGATAAAACTTATCCAATTACCTCTTCGTGGGGGCTGTGGCTTAGTGGGTGACGTTTTAAGAACCATTATTCTAATAAAAACTGGAAGTCTTAATTAAAACCTAAAACTTGACTAAGACCAAATAAGCCTCATCCAACCAACATTTGTGGTTTACAAGATTCACAAAATACACTTGTCAGATGATTACGTGATACTTTGAGATATATATCATTCCTTCACTTCAGCCTTCACATAAGCTATTATCTTTGAAGCTCACATTAACTTCGTTCATCCTGATCTGGGATAAACTCCAAATTTTAATAAGTACACaatatatgaatatatgatgtgttAAAAGCTATAAGAACCTTAAATTGTGGGTACATATTTCCTTTGTCAAAGCAATGATACGTGTTGGGGAGTTTGATTAACACTCACTCTATAAGAGCTGATTTTTACATATACCAACTACCCATCTCTCTGTAGCTACACGTCCATGATTGTATGTGCTACTACCACGTTGCTTGGGAaacattcaatattaatttgttaacaattaaaatgataagCAGATAATGATCCTTGAACAGAGATTCGTAACGCGGAAGGTAACTACGATTAACTGTCGATGCattgaaaagaaagataaattaaGATGACTATGATGATTCATGATAGCTAACTATTTCACTCCACATTTTAATTAGTGCTGCTCCTTATGTGGGTCTCTGAAGCCGTTTTAGATATTCTGTGTCATTGAATACTTATaatgaagaaataaataattgcaAGTTCCGGGTccttatataaaacaaaatggaCATTAAGAAGCTTGTGATAAAAAAAGAGGGGCAGACATGAAAAGGTCACAGTCACACCCATAGGAGGCGGAGGGGTATTGAAATGAAGTCCATACATAATGAGGGCAGTGCCTTTGAATCTAATAGGTTTTTTAATCGTTTCCTTTTTAAATGATTGATTTGATTCAATTTATGTGTAATATATCTTTCATTGTCAATGGTTCAAGACTTTAAGTTGGGAAATTCTTAATTAGTTGTTTGACTTTTATACTCTTAGACCTCACCTAGGTAAAAAAACTGAACTTCATTTCGTGtactctatctttttttttttaaaaaaaaaaacagaaaatagacGTGGTTACTATTGATAAATGAATAACTTTCCAATCTAGTAGTTGTAAATGTGGTTTATAGAAAACGAGGTGATAAATAAGTCATATGTGGTGAGACAATTGTCAGGTTCATTTCAAATGAGGGATGTGTTATGGAATATCTGCTAGTTCCACTTCCTAAATGGTAAATCTTGTTGTAGAATTCTGGTATGAAGTTAGGTAAGCTCACCTGATGGGATAACATTAGATTTATTAGGGAGAcgtttatttaagtttttgaaaaggtattttttttacatgaaaagctaattttaagaatatataaaaaagaacatataaaaatgtaattaaaattaagaagtgTATTTgaagagaataattttttaaaagaaaaattaatgttCAATTTGAATAAGACTGGCTTAGTGAGAGTTATAATAACTACTAAAAACTTTCTCATTTAAGAAAGCATCCTAAAAATGCTTTTGTCGAAGATGCCTCGTAAagacttcaaaaaaaaaacgacTCATAAAAACCCTCTTATTCAATAAGAAGATTCAGATTTATAATAGAGTAtatctataataaataaatattttaaatatataaattatattataattaaaatttataatatctaaatatttttattatgtaaattatattttataattacaataaataatttaaattatgatataaaattttaaattattgataatttaaaaaaaacattagtaaaatttaattttaatatagatataaaagataataaatagaAAGGTAGacacttaaaaaatatcaaatatactaataaatataCGTTAAGAAAGTACTTTCTGGTTGACAATTCTTTTTAGCTAGTTGTGAAACTCTTACTCTCCAATTTGTGTTTAACAATTTACAATTTATTGGGTAGAAGTATattaaagttgattttttttgttaaaaatgtaaaaaaaaaaattcatttgaaagtaagttataattttagtctctcttaaaatttattcaaaaaataaaatttagtataacagaattttttaaaaattttcattttataaatttgaacaaacatatttaaatttttcaaaaacaatttttttatgaaaacaaatggATTCAACAACTGCTGTGGTGTAtcgtaaaatatttaaaagaaaatcatctttttttttatcacctaAAAAACATTGTTCAAAGTTTAATAACCACACCCTAAAAACATGATATgagaatatttttcttaaaattgtaTCTGCAACAGAAACATGATCTGAGAGGATGCAGTGCACGTTAGATTTAAGATAGAAAATTGTTAGCAACCGGAagttgaaaagaaaa encodes the following:
- the LOC114410368 gene encoding pentatricopeptide repeat-containing protein At3g26540 → MGVSAASILNQLLRKQNLKPHPHSQTQPATNAVINTILTYLKAGRIRKATSILFAFPKPFPFSLYALFFRLCSSHRAVVEARKVESHLLTFSPNPPTFLLNRAIEAYAKCHCLRDARELFDEMPQPDGGSWNALITAYSQLGFPNETFSLFLCMTRSGFFPTEVTFASVLASCAASSELLLSKQVHGLVTKFGFCGNVILGSSLVDVYGKCGVMADARRMFHEIPQPNAVTWNVIVRRYLDAGDAKEAVFMFSRMFSTSAVRPMNFTFSNALVACSSVSALREGVQIHGVVVKLGLREDNVVSSSLVNMYVKCGRLEDGFQVFDQLGFRDLVCWTSIVSGYAMSGKTLEAREFFDEMPERNVISWNAMLAGYTQCSEWSKALDFVYLMLDVIKDVDHVTLGLLLNVSAGISDHEMGKQVHGYIYRHGFHSDLRLSNALLDMYGKCGNLNSTRVWFNQMSDRRDRVSWNALLASYGQHQLSEQALTMFSKMQWETKPTQYTFVTLLLACANTFTLCLGKQIHGFIIRHGFHIDTVTRTALVYMYCKCRCLEYAIEVLKRAVSRDVIIWNTIIMGCVHNHKGKEALELFVIMEAEGIKPDHVTFKGILLACIEEGLVEFGTGCFKSMSSEFHVLPRMEHYDCMIELYSRHRYMDELENFMRTMTMEPTLPMLKRVLDVCQKNECPRLGEWIAEKINEFKY